The sequence below is a genomic window from Lolium perenne isolate Kyuss_39 chromosome 7, Kyuss_2.0, whole genome shotgun sequence.
TAGAATACTACATACCCTGTGTGTATCCTGCTCCTCCCATGAAAGGGGCTTGCTGCTGCTGCCACTGGTCGAAAGCAGCTTGCTGCTGATAGTACTGCAAGTCGTCGAAGGAAGGAGTGTGATGCTGCTGCCACGACGAACCTCCTGCCTGGTCAGGAGGTGGTGGTCTGGGTGTCGCCGTCGGCGTGAGACGAGGCCGTGATCCGTGTTGCTGGTACTGATAGTCGTCGACGGAAGGAGTGTGCTGCTGCCACGACGAACCTCCTGCCCGGCCAGGAGGCGGTGGTCTGGGTGTCACGGTCGGTGTGAGATGTGGCCGTCGCTGCTGCTGTGTGGAGGGTCGCGGTGGAAGGAGGTGGTGCTGAACGACGTCGGACCTACGGCTGCACGTGATAGCCGAGTAGATCCCGCGTAGCTTGTCCTCGAGTCGTCTCAACCATGACACATGTTGGTCACGCTGCAGAAGAGGTGCACTGGACACTTGACGTGTGTACCGAGCGACTTCATCCTGTAAGTCTGCAGTCAGCTGACCCTGAAAAATGATGGTAGCATATAAATCGTAGAACCCTATAGATAAAAGACAAGTATGATGGTGGAATAGAAAGTTATACGTACCGCATGCTGTCGACTACCGGCTGTGGACTGAATCGGGTACATATCGTGCATAGACGCAGGTGGCGCCCTCACTGGATCGATCCGGCTGGATGAGGCGCACTCGCGTGGCTGCAGTGTACCTCTGCAGATATGCGTCAAACTCCTGTGGGTCAAACTGCTCATCGTTCGGCCAGACGTGTGTTGTCGCGCCAGCCCACTCAGCAACATACGAGCCAACGCGCTGAAGCCACCATGTCGAGGAGTGGCTAGTACCCTTCCTGTTGTACCTGCAGAAAATAATTGTGTCGGTTAGCCGAACCATGATGAACAATCTTAAACTTAGCGATGCTCAGAACTTACTTGTGGACGTAGGCAGGGAGAGGCGCTATCGGTGGTGGAGGATCGACCAGCTGCCGAGAGCCGAACTGCCTCATGATCCTCTGCTGGGACATTATCTCAACGGACACATCGAAGATGATCTTCGACTGTGTCATCCAGTACGCACAATCTCTATAGCAGAGGTTAGAGATCCCGCCGGGGTACCTTGCATGCACGGCGGCGGCCGTATAGGGCTGCCAGATCACCGCCCTATCATCGAGCACGTCGAACTGCTCGGTGAACGCAGGGTAGCAGTTCCTGACCTGGTCGCGAGCAAATCGTCTCTGCGGAGAGAAATAGTCAGTACTCGTGCAAAACTATAAATTACGAAAGAACTATGTTCTACAGTCTACATACCTCGCGACGTGTCCAAAGTATGCCGAAAGTAGGCATATCGATATGGTCCGGATCATCCAACTCGTTTGCCCCGAAAGGGCGCTCAGCATCTATGTCTGGCCGACCAATCGGGAACCTCTCCCAGGACCACAGCTGCAACAACAGTGGGCAGCCAAGAAGCCCAGACTTGGGGGAGACAAGTGTACAAGCATTGCACAAACCTCGGTATGTGGCTGCTAGAACCGCGGAACCCCAACTCCGCTGTATGATGTCGTCGGCGGTTTGTGCCTCTGCTATCTCCAGTGCAATGGGGATGAAGCGCCTGCTGATGGTGGTCTGATGGTTCTCTGTGAACATGACCTTTCCAAGCAGCCACAATATGT
It includes:
- the LOC127317236 gene encoding uncharacterized protein, with translation MHDMYPIQSTAGSRQHAGQLTADLQDEVARYTRQVSSAPLLQRDQHVSWLRRLEDKLRGIYSAITCSRRSDVVQHHLLPPRPSTQQQRRPHLTPTVTPRPPPPGRAGGSSWQQHTPSVDDYQYQQHGSRPRLTPTATPRPPPPDQAGGSSWQQHHTPSFDDLQYYQQQAAFDQWQQQQAPFMGGAGYTQGYTQHTASNPSWGASDQDPEHMEYYSTQQNYVGMQTPPPEPTQETQYDPESGSWIPARITRAPDRFGWTPRATPPPRNPRRRP